The Corylus avellana chromosome ca8, CavTom2PMs-1.0 genome has a segment encoding these proteins:
- the LOC132189808 gene encoding multiple C2 domain and transmembrane region protein 6, translated as MAKLVVEVHDASDLMPKDGQGSASPFVEIDLDEQKQRTQTKQKDLNPYWNEKLVFNLNDSGELHHKTIEVVVYNDRKGGGHKNFLGRVRISGDSILWSESEATVQRYPLDKRGLFSHIKGDIGLRIYIINDSSSASASAYIPPPPPQASGVEEMGHTPLQEINTNNLEEQMEEISRVEEKNSKKKKKKEKEVRTFHSLGTAPHPPHSHSHSHPQPPQPSMFPGFGFEKEKAAAMETRTDFARAQAGPAATIMQMQAFPTRPIPEFGLVETRPPLAALQRNRGVGNYKTSSTYDLVEAMHFLYVNVVKARDLPVMDVTGSLDPYVEVKLGNYKGITNHLEKNQHPVWKQVFAFARERMQSNLLEVTVKDKDTLTKDDFVGRVNFDLMEVPHRVPPDSPLAPQWYKLEDKKGDKTRGEVMLAVWMGTQADESFPEAWHSDAHNVSHKNLSNTRSQVYFSPKLFYLRVAVIEAQDLIPSDKSRAPETFVKVQLGGQMKFTKTSRMRQNPTWEEELMFVASEPFEDFIAITVIDRIAPNKDENLGMVFIQLREIPQRLHESTKPPDPRWLNLHRPSVAAEEETEKKKEKFTSKIHLRLCFEAGYHVLDESTHFSSDLQPSGNHLRKPKIGILEVGILSAQNLLPMKAKDGRTTDAYCVAKYGNKWIRTRTLLNTLSPRWNEQYTWEVHDPCTVITIAVFDNHHTNGKDDDAKDQRIGKVRVRLSTLETEKVYTHFYPLLVLTPSGLKKHGELHLALRFTCIAWVNMVAQYSRPLLPKMHYVHPIPVMHIDRLRHTAIQIVAERLKRAEPPLRRETVEYMLDVDYHMWSLRKSKANFLRIMSLLSGFTTVCKWLTDICYWRNPITTCLVHVLFLILVCYPELILPTIFLYLFVIGVWNYRFRPRQPPHMDARISQAEFANPDELDEEFDSFPSSKPPEFVRVRYDRLRIVAGKVQTVIGDLATHGERAQAILSWRDPRATAIIIIFSLIWAMFIYITPFQVIAVLVGLFLLRHPRFRNRMPSAPVNFFKRLPSKSDMLL; from the exons ATGGCAAAACTGGTGGTGGAGGTTCACGATGCAAGTGACCTGATGCCTAAAGACGGCCAAGGCTCCGCCAGCCCCTTTGTGGAAATAGATTTGGATGAGCAGAAACAACGCACGCAAACCAAGCAGAAAGATCTCAACCCTTACTGGAACGAGAAGCTGGTCTTCAATCTCAACGACAGCGGGGAGCTCCACCACAAGACCATCGAGGTGGTGGTATACAACGACCGAAAAGGCGGCGGCCACAAGAACTTCCTCGGCCGTGTCAGAATCTCCGGCGACTCCATCCTTTGGTCGGAGTCCGAAGCCACCGTCCAGCGCTACCCGCTTGACAAACGCGGCCTCTTTTCTCATATCAAAGGCGATATTGGGCTCAGAATTTACATTATCAATGactcttcttctgcttctgcttctgcttatattcctcctccaccaccacaaGCTAGCGGGGTTGAAGAGATGGGCCACACACCCTTGCAAGAGATTAACACTAACAACCTCGAAGAACAAATGGAGGAAATTAGCAGGGTCGAGGAGAAGAattcgaagaagaagaagaaaaaggaaaaagaagtcAGAACCTTTCACTCTCTAGGAACCGCTCCTCATCCTCctcattctcattctcattCTCATCCTCAGCCTCCACAACCTTCAATGTTCCCTGGCTTCGGATTTGAGAAGGAAAAGGCAGCTGCAATGGAAACCAGGACCGATTTCGCACGAGCTCAAGCCGGCCCGGCGGCAACTATCATGCAAATGCAGGCATTTCCGACGAGGCCGATCCCGGAGTTCGGGTTGGTGGAGACCCGTCCTCCGCTGGCAGCACTGCAGAG AAACAGAGGAGTTGGGAATTACAAGACATCGAGCACATATGATCTTGTGGAGGCGATGCATTTCTTGTATGTAAATGTTGTGAAGGCCAGAGATCTTCCTGTCATGGACGTCACAGGAAGCCTTGATCCCTACGTGGAAGTGAAGCTTGGGAACTACAAAGGCATTACGAATCACTTGGAGAAGAACCAACACCCTGTGTGGAAGCAAGTTTTTGCATTTGCTAGAGAAAGGATGCAATCCAATTTGCTGGAAGTGACTGTGAAGGATAAGGATACGCTTACAAAAGATGATTTTGTTGGGAGAGTTAATTTCGATCTGATGGAGGTTCCTCACCGGGTGCCGCCGGATAGTCCTCTGGCTCCTCAGTGGTACAAATTGGAAGACAAGAAGGGAGACAAGACAAGAGGGGAGGTTATGCTTGCGGTTTGGATGGGAACGCAGGCTGATGAGTCGTTTCCTGAGGCATGGCATTCGGATGCTCACAACGTTAGTCATAAAAACCTCTCCAATACTCGTTCACAGGTTTACTTTTCTCCCAAGCTATTCTACCTTAGAGTTGCAGTAATTGAAGCTCAGGATCTTATTCCATCCGACAAAAGCAGAGCACCGGAAACATTTGTGAAGGTACAGCTTGGTGGTCAGATGAAATTTACAAAGACTTCCAGAATGCGGCAAAACCCGACTTGGGAGGAAGAGTTGATGTTTGTGGCATCGGAGCCTTTCGAAGATTTCATAGCCATAACGGTTATCGACAGAATAGCACCTAACAAGGATGAGAACTTAGGCATGGTGTTTATCCAGCTTAGAGAAATCCCACAAAGGCTTCACGAGTCCACCAAGCCCCCAGATCCCCGCTGGCTTAATCTCCATAGGCCATCTGTGGCAGCTGAAGAGGAGacggagaagaagaaggagaagttcACAAGCAAAATCCACCTTCGCCTCTGCTTTGAAGCGGGTTACCATGTTCTCGACGAGTCGACGCATTTCAGCAGCGATCTGCAGCCGTCGGGGAATCACCTCAGAAAACCGAAGATTGGGATTCTTGAAGTTGGGATTTTGAGTGCCCAGAATCTGCTTCCGATGAAGGCAAAGGATGGGAGGACTACTGATGCTTACTGTGTGGCCAAGTATGGGAACAAGTGGATTCGAACCAGAACGCTACTCAACACGCTGTCTCCTCGCTGGAACGAGCAGTATACTTGGGAAGTTCATGACCCATGTACTGTAATCACCATTGCTGTCTTCGACAATCACCACACTAACGGAAAAGATGATGATGCAAAGGATCAAAGGATTGGGAAGGTGAGAGTTCGACTGTCGACTTTAGAAACTGAAAAGGTTTATACCCACTTCTACCCATTGTTGGTTCTCACACCATCTGGTTTGAAGAAACATGGGGAGCTTCATTTGGCATTGAGGTTTACTTGTATTGCTTGGGTTAATATGGTGGCTCAATATTCAAGGCCTCTGCTTCCAAAAATGCATTATGTTCATCCCATACCTGTCATGCACATTGACAGGCTCCGCCACACGGCGATACAAATTGTGGCGGAGAGGCTAAAACGAGCGGAGCCACCGCTCAGGCGTGAAACTGTGGAGTACATGCTTGATGTGGATTACCATATGTGGAGTCTCAGGAAAAGCAAGGCCAATTTTTTGCGCATAATGTCACTTCTTTCTGGGTTTACTACTGTTTGTAAATGGCTCACCGACATATGTTACTGGAGAAACCCGATCACCACATGTCTCGTGCATGTCCTGTTCTTGATATTGGTTTGCTACCCAGAACTGATATTGCCCACGATTTTCCTATACCTGTTTGTGATCGGGGTATGGAACTACCGGTTCCGGCCGAGGCAACCGCCTCACATGGATGCTCGAATTTCACAGGCCGAATTTGCAAACCCAGATGAGCTGGATGAGGAATTCGACTCATTCCCATCATCTAAACCTCCGGAGTTTGTGAGGGTGAGGTATGACAGGCTGCGAATTGTGGCGGGTAAGGTGCAGACGGTGATAGGAGATTTGGCAACACATGGGGAAAGGGCTCAAGCTATACTAAGCTGGAGAGATCCAAGAGCTACGgcaatcatcatcatcttctcgTTGATCTGGGCCATGTTCATTTACATTACTCCATTCCAAGTAATTGCAGTGCTGGTTGGGCTCTTCTTGCTTCGGCATCCCCGGTTCAGAAACAGGATGCCTTCTGCACCTGTGAATTTCTTCAAGAGATTGCCAAGCAAGTCAGATATGCTACTATGA
- the LOC132189723 gene encoding uncharacterized protein LOC132189723 yields the protein MISKYFKAHIKVSMDQHDLKASGMAKRTNHLGEANSLSDCFGTCTDGNAGLQKQDHESDHETSGCRADKLPETARNYLTSSTDCTAENMDVLRQSPVISTMKESILRKEHCAEGASAVISCCNGLEGQGNPKQGEVSALSPEGNASTKNISMKSDISSDSGQRLDKENNELVDGRITGYWSNAGESGLKSVMQASFHDKPYKTESSSSNSTHITLPASSNDSCQVTSVDVKACTNSKTSAMDTSTCTDFKSNLEEPAVRILAVGMASQASKDVLDSTIFHPGKQQNAFKVSEIVNVRSKDSYRVLGMISDHNSLTVEDIDLQNPNLFKKKVTEDSNHDKAQPCYVLDDALEVARRVAREVEREVGTYREVSGSSSSVHEKNDEAVRMSSVDSADSNKRDCLTETGSEIRFCSEQDNSDSFCSIKEVVDLETSARNEGLYLEVKQPSHGMDPSMMNVSNDCLHHQESSYVTPKPEDVAASDLTTHIFGFDLNENILASEDGCPEHSVYETISHHAKTVIKPVPVLAKSRIPFSLPMLQSKCEEEIGGWRRSAASAFRQISLSKSCNRNKSSSPNDNNDCSKQSQVKGIDLNVAAAGVDFDMELLPDKCVQEQSSLASEESSMEVSSRRARMFHIDLNFASENDDGYRQLSPPASLSGYSVRDFDLNDNPISVDASIDAHQPGQGTQALRNGALDDDPAVSFMGIAKQPDSRNVGTGYLTGFSSFHGFPHGNAKSLQVAASNVLPSNEQMQMIHPLHHKLSYTAPPPAPSHAFLYNNGFCIDPNSHSSTVYPPSFLPYITDPRGTTVIPQVLGSGAPHIMSVPGGMGALSAFSGGRHMMSFPGGSGPSDIAFMRPSFDLNGIAATSENGSRVDNARPLFFPVSNSTLEEPVKSFQQVAFPATSMKRREPDGGWDSHQLSHRQVTSWQ from the coding sequence ATGATCTCAAAATACTTCAAGGCCCATATCAAAGTATCTATGGACCAGCATGATCTAAAAGCAAGTGGAATGGCGAAGAGAACAAATCATTTAGGGGAGGCAAATAGCTTATCTGATTGTTTTGGAACATGTACTGATGGAAATGCTGGACTTCAAAAACAAGATCATGAATCTGACCATGAAACAAGTGGTTGCAGAGCTGATAAACTGCCAGAAACGGCGAGGAATTATCTAACTTCTTCCACTGATTGTACTGCAGAAAATATGGATGTTTTGAGACAGTCTCCTGTTATTTCCACAATGAAAGAGTCAATACTCAGGAAAGAACATTGTGCTGAAGGTGCTTCTGCAGTAATATCCTGTTGTAATGGACTTGAAGGCCAGGGGAATCCAAAGCAGGGTGAAGTATCTGCACTTTCCCCGGAAGGGAATGCTTCTACAAAGAACATCTCCATGAAGAGTGATATTAGCTCAGACAGTGGACAACGTCttgacaaagaaaataatgagttaGTCGATGGGAGAATAACTGGGTATTGGTCAAACGCTGGTGAAAGTGGATTGAAGTCTGTGATGCAGGCATCTTTCCATGATAAACCGTACAAAACTGAGTCTTCATCTTCAAACTCAACACATATAACTCTTCCAGCTTCTTCAAATGACAGCTGCCAGGTAACATCAGTGGATGTTAAAGCATGTACGAATAGCAAAACTAGTGCCATGGACACTTCCACTTGTACCGATTTCAAGAGTAATCTCGAAGAGCCTGCAGTCCGAATTTTAGCAGTGGGTATGGCATCACAAGCTTCCAAAGATGTGCTAGATTCTACCATCTTTCATCCTGGAAAACAACAAAATGCCTTTAAGGTTTCAGAAATTGTTAATGTCAGATCAAAGGATAGCTATAGGGTGCTGGGAATGATTTCGGACCATAACTCTCTTACTGTGGAAGATATTGATCTCCAAAATCCAAACCTCTTTAAGAAGAAAGTCACAGAAGATTCTAATCATGATAAAGCGCAGCCCTGTTATGTGCTGGATGATGCCCTGGAGGTGGCTCGGAGAGTTGCAAGAGAAGTGGAGAGAGAAGTTGGTACGTATAGGGAGGTTTCAGGAAGCTCCTCTTCTGTACATGAGAAAAATGATGAGGCAGTTCGTATGAGCTCTGTTGATTCTGCAGATTCAAATAAAAGAGACTGCTTAACAGAGACTGGAAGTGAAATTCGGTTTTGCAGTGAACAAGACAACTCTGATAGTTTTTGTTCTATCAAAGAGGTGGTGGATCTTGAAACGTCAGCAAGAAATGAAGGATTGTACTTGGAAGTCAAACAGCCATCACATGGCATGGATCCTAGTATGATGAATGTATCCAACGATTGTCTTCATCATCAAGAATCATCTTATGTAACTCCAAAACCTGAGGATGTAGCTGCCAGTGACCTGACTACTCATATCTTTGGATTTGAtcttaatgaaaatatattggCCAGTGAAGATGGATGCCCCGAACATTCAGTCTATGAAACTATATCTCATCATGCAAAAACTGTGATAAAGCCAGTACCTGTTCTGGCTAAATCCAGAATTCCTTTTTCCTTACCTATGCTCCAATCGAAGTGTGAAGAGGAAATAGGTGGCTGGAGGAGATCTGCTGCTAGTGCTTTCAGACAAATTTCTCTTTCCAAGAGTTGCAATAGGAATAAGTCATCATCCCCCAATGATAACAATGACTGCTCAAAACAATCACAGGTTAAAGGCATTGACCTCAATGTTGCTGCTGCAGGAGTTGATTTTGACATGGAATTGCTTCCAGACAAATGCGTCCAGGAACAGTCTAGTTTAGCTTCTGAAGAGTCTTCTATGGAAGTCAGTTCTAGACGAGCAAGGATGTTCCATATTGATCTCAATTTTGCGAGTGAAAATGATGATGGCTATCGTCAATTGTCTCCACCAGCTTCATTATCAGGATACTCTGTTAGGGATTTTGATTTAAATGACAACCCAATATCTGTGGATGCAAGCATTGATGCTCACCAGCCAGGTCAAGGCACACAAGCATTACGAAACGGTGCATTAGATGATGATCCTGCAGTTTCATTTATGGGCATTGCAAAGCAACCAGACTCGAGAAATGTTGGCACTGGGTATTTGACAGGTTTTAGTTCTTTCCATGGCTTTCCCCACGGTAATGCCAAATCCCTTCAGGTGGCTGCATCCAATGTGCTTCCCTCAAATGAACAAATGCAGATGATACATCCACTGCATCACAAGTTGAGTTATACAGCACCACCCCCAGCACCATCTCATGCCTTCCTCTATAATAATGGATTCTGCATTGACCCCAACAGCCACTCCTCAACTGTATACCCTCCTAGTTTCCTGCCCTACATAACAGATCCACGTGGAACCACTGTCATCCCTCAAGTTTTAGGTTCAGGTGCTCCGCATATCATGAGCGTTCCTGGTGGAATGGGTGCTCTTTCTGCCTTCTCGGGTGGCCGACATATGATGAGTTTTCCTGGTGGATCAGGCCCTAGTGACATTGCATTCATGAGGCCCAGTTTTGACCTAAATGGCATTGCTGCTACTTCAGAGAATGGAAGCAGAGTAGACAACGCCAGACCACTGTTTTTTCCTGTAAGCAATTCGACCCTTGAAGAACCAGTCAAGTCTTTTCAACAAGTTGCTTTCCCTGCCACATCCATGAAAAGGAGGGAACCAGATGGGGGATGGGATTCTCATCAGCTTAGCCATAGACAGGTGACTTCTTGGCAGTAG